The Methanohalophilus portucalensis genome window below encodes:
- the cas4 gene encoding CRISPR-associated protein Cas4, protein MFCETNSNVSEVVLYTKCPRKVYFASRNETIADDIKKPYIRHLMLKELALSCAEIARSKQEILPLLQTRVEEIVQEIITIYSDELEHIDENQFKDAVEDVNEALPAIAANLKNQSDEEKIELITPVEIEPLMHSEKLNLSGAPSAIVFHDDQKMPLLIKTGNAPEQGVWKNDRIPLAAYSILAEERYTQPVNSAVLFYASQGQARPVRIRPTERREVLNILKRIEKIKGGKMPQAKQGKLCEYCPYEQMCQSQGNSLASKFF, encoded by the coding sequence ATGTTCTGCGAAACAAATTCCAATGTTTCGGAAGTAGTCCTCTACACGAAATGCCCCCGAAAGGTATACTTTGCCAGCAGGAATGAAACAATAGCAGATGACATTAAAAAACCTTACATCCGTCATTTAATGCTAAAAGAACTGGCTCTTTCCTGTGCAGAGATTGCCAGATCAAAACAGGAAATACTCCCCCTGCTGCAAACGCGGGTAGAAGAAATAGTACAGGAAATAATAACCATCTATTCTGACGAATTGGAGCATATTGATGAAAACCAATTCAAAGATGCTGTGGAAGATGTAAACGAAGCGTTACCTGCAATAGCAGCCAATTTAAAGAACCAATCTGATGAAGAAAAGATTGAACTCATAACACCCGTTGAAATCGAACCCCTGATGCATTCGGAAAAATTAAATTTAAGCGGTGCACCATCGGCAATCGTCTTTCACGATGACCAGAAGATGCCTCTGCTCATAAAGACCGGTAATGCCCCGGAGCAGGGCGTTTGGAAAAATGACCGGATACCTCTGGCAGCTTACTCCATACTTGCAGAAGAAAGATACACCCAACCGGTAAATTCCGCAGTGCTTTTTTATGCCTCTCAAGGACAGGCAAGACCTGTGAGAATACGGCCAACCGAGCGCAGGGAGGTGCTCAATATCCTCAAACGGATCGAAAAGATAAAGGGCGGAAAAATGCCACAGGCAAAGCAGGGAAAACTCTGTGAATACTGTCCATACGAACAGATGTGCCAATCGCAGGGCAATTCCCTGGCTTCAAAGTTCTTCTGA
- a CDS encoding ABC transporter ATP-binding protein, with the protein MILRVDNASYSYGGKENVFEDISFFLKKGETLCILGPNGIGKSTLLKCLGNVLKLSEGSIFIEGKDISSMSRTEIAQKIGYVPQSDQSVFPFSILNFVMLGRAPHLPFFSSPGEKDHKIAENAINKVGISHLRDRPVTEVSGGERQLALIARALAQEPEILLLDEPTSHLDFGNQVRVLNLIERLTSQGTSVIMSTHFPDHGFIGSKNVAIMLENDFIDQGTAEEVITKENMALAYGVDVTIDHVSSIQRNVCLPL; encoded by the coding sequence ATGATATTAAGGGTAGACAATGCTTCATATTCGTATGGTGGCAAGGAGAATGTATTTGAGGATATTTCCTTTTTTTTAAAAAAGGGTGAGACTTTATGCATACTTGGCCCCAATGGGATTGGCAAATCCACACTGCTAAAATGCCTCGGCAATGTATTGAAATTAAGTGAAGGCAGTATCTTTATTGAGGGAAAAGACATCTCTTCGATGAGCAGAACAGAGATTGCTCAAAAGATAGGTTACGTTCCACAGTCAGATCAATCGGTATTTCCCTTTTCTATACTGAATTTTGTAATGCTTGGAAGAGCACCTCATCTTCCCTTTTTCTCCTCTCCTGGAGAAAAGGATCACAAGATAGCTGAGAATGCCATCAATAAAGTGGGGATATCTCATTTGAGGGATAGGCCTGTTACAGAAGTAAGTGGTGGCGAAAGACAGCTTGCTCTGATTGCAAGGGCTCTGGCACAGGAGCCGGAAATTTTGCTTCTGGATGAACCTACCTCCCATTTGGATTTCGGGAATCAGGTACGTGTTCTGAACCTTATTGAAAGACTAACCTCTCAGGGCACTTCTGTGATTATGAGCACGCACTTTCCGGACCATGGTTTTATAGGCTCTAAGAATGTAGCGATAATGCTTGAGAACGATTTCATAGACCAGGGGACTGCTGAAGAAGTAATTACAAAAGAGAACATGGCCCTTGCATATGGTGTCGATGTAACCATCGATCATGTCAGTTCCATACAGAGAAATGTATGTCTTCCTCTTTAA
- a CDS encoding phosphoadenosine phosphosulfate reductase domain-containing protein, whose amino-acid sequence MSQPVFHGDLLLQWCHSCNVPVLGKKCACGDECVKVNVTPPGDIRPAFLHDIEHINRISKQQFNKPLLDTDRVVLLNKAPYEDRMDEIIVDGEVIASIRYEIGKLEWVLLPRLEAGRRILTGKETLTGYVTIEEDVKKFLHKGANLLAPGVLDADPGIQKNDEVLIITPAGEVVATGRARMDGREMMEAKKGTAVKPRWKADTISKVNDRKPSCWGDVIRANRSIMDESIAEAHTFIQKTVEKEDLPISVSYSGGKDSLAVMQLVDDCVRDYEIMFADTGLEFPETLDNIRHVGELYSKEVKSISVGDAFWDSIDAFGPPAVEMRWCCKICKLGPISRLIEENYEKGCLTFVGQRKYESTTRARSNRVWKNPWVGNQTAASPIQDWTALHIWLYIFMNELPYNPLYEKGFDRMGCWLCPSSSLGDLKRLKKTHPHYEEKLMNHLYAYAEKTGIDKQWADYGFWRWKSLPPNIKKIAGELGINTAPTKYDPTKLTFTSSVGHRPCTTGEMTAEGSFSTSLDMEKIRKSGMLLAIGEVKYTDEMAMVTRKKDTAQVFATGSVRVRASSKADAGKLLKDTENSIRRALGCTGCGVCIGKCNHNAIRIDNKIAYIGDKCNHCGKCIEVCPVVKFI is encoded by the coding sequence ATGTCACAACCTGTATTCCATGGAGATTTGCTGCTGCAATGGTGCCACAGCTGCAATGTACCGGTTCTTGGTAAAAAGTGTGCCTGCGGGGATGAATGTGTAAAAGTAAATGTTACACCCCCGGGAGATATAAGACCGGCTTTTTTGCACGATATCGAACACATAAACCGGATATCAAAACAACAATTCAACAAGCCGCTTCTTGACACGGACAGGGTAGTGCTGCTCAACAAGGCACCCTACGAAGACCGCATGGATGAGATTATTGTTGATGGCGAAGTAATTGCAAGCATACGTTATGAGATCGGCAAACTTGAATGGGTACTTCTTCCCCGCCTGGAAGCCGGTCGCAGGATTTTGACAGGCAAAGAAACCCTTACAGGTTACGTGACCATCGAGGAAGATGTGAAAAAATTCCTGCACAAAGGTGCAAACCTGCTTGCTCCGGGAGTGCTGGATGCTGACCCGGGAATACAGAAAAATGACGAGGTCTTAATAATAACCCCTGCCGGAGAAGTCGTTGCTACAGGCCGTGCACGAATGGATGGCCGGGAAATGATGGAAGCCAAAAAAGGCACTGCGGTCAAACCCCGATGGAAAGCGGATACGATTTCAAAAGTCAATGACAGAAAACCTTCATGCTGGGGCGATGTTATCCGAGCAAACCGATCGATAATGGATGAGTCAATTGCAGAAGCCCACACCTTTATCCAGAAAACTGTTGAAAAAGAGGATCTGCCTATCTCCGTATCTTATTCCGGAGGCAAGGACAGTCTTGCAGTGATGCAGCTTGTGGATGATTGCGTCAGAGATTATGAAATTATGTTTGCCGATACCGGGCTTGAATTCCCTGAAACACTGGACAACATCCGGCATGTGGGAGAATTATATTCAAAAGAGGTCAAATCCATAAGTGTGGGGGATGCCTTCTGGGACTCCATCGATGCATTTGGGCCACCTGCAGTGGAAATGAGGTGGTGCTGCAAAATATGCAAACTCGGCCCCATCAGCCGGTTGATAGAGGAGAATTATGAGAAGGGCTGCCTGACCTTTGTGGGTCAGCGCAAATATGAATCCACCACCCGGGCCCGCAGCAACCGTGTCTGGAAAAATCCCTGGGTGGGCAACCAGACAGCAGCCTCACCGATACAGGACTGGACCGCCCTGCATATCTGGCTCTATATATTCATGAATGAACTGCCCTATAACCCCCTCTATGAGAAAGGGTTTGACCGGATGGGATGCTGGCTGTGCCCCTCATCTTCATTAGGGGATCTGAAACGCCTGAAAAAGACCCATCCCCATTACGAAGAAAAACTGATGAACCATTTGTATGCCTATGCCGAGAAAACCGGCATCGATAAGCAGTGGGCTGATTATGGATTCTGGAGATGGAAATCCCTCCCCCCCAACATAAAAAAAATAGCCGGGGAACTTGGAATAAATACCGCTCCCACAAAATACGACCCTACCAAATTGACATTCACCTCTAGTGTGGGCCATCGCCCCTGCACCACCGGGGAAATGACAGCTGAGGGAAGTTTCTCCACATCTCTTGATATGGAAAAAATAAGGAAAAGCGGCATGTTGCTTGCTATTGGCGAGGTGAAGTATACAGACGAGATGGCAATGGTCACCCGGAAAAAAGATACAGCGCAGGTCTTTGCCACAGGTTCAGTACGTGTCAGGGCATCTTCCAAAGCCGATGCCGGGAAACTCCTCAAGGATACGGAAAACTCCATACGCCGGGCTCTGGGTTGTACGGGTTGCGGAGTGTGTATCGGCAAATGTAACCACAATGCAATCCGGATTGATAACAAAATTGCCTATATAGGGGATAAGTGCAACCACTGCGGCAAATGTATCGAGGTCTGCCCTGTGGTGAAATTTATTTGA
- a CDS encoding helix-turn-helix domain-containing protein produces the protein MTEDASKENLRHRLAEKMAGEITLSDKPGEALKKWRLNFEIAQTDISSYLGVSPSVISDYESGRRKSPGTLIVSKIVDALINIDSESGGHKIHAYEGMLYSDQASKAVYATYEYTYPMQLAKLATLIEADVANRGVEKPLYGFTVVDSKKAILELSSHEFQKLYGWSTERAMIFTKVSTGKSPMVAIRVTNLKPAAVVLHGLTIREVDPMAKKMAEVDRIPLLATTMDLDELIEALKHYSQYQVME, from the coding sequence ATGACCGAGGATGCATCAAAGGAAAACTTACGTCACCGCCTGGCTGAAAAAATGGCTGGTGAGATAACTCTTTCGGATAAGCCCGGTGAGGCTCTGAAAAAATGGAGACTCAATTTCGAGATTGCCCAGACTGATATATCGTCATATCTGGGTGTTTCGCCATCTGTGATAAGTGACTATGAAAGTGGAAGGCGAAAGTCTCCGGGAACCCTTATCGTCAGCAAGATTGTGGATGCTCTGATAAATATTGATTCAGAAAGCGGAGGCCACAAGATACACGCTTATGAAGGCATGCTGTACAGTGACCAGGCATCAAAAGCGGTCTATGCAACTTACGAATACACATATCCAATGCAACTTGCAAAACTGGCCACTCTTATCGAGGCGGATGTGGCCAACCGGGGTGTGGAAAAACCCCTGTATGGTTTTACAGTGGTAGACAGTAAAAAGGCAATTCTGGAACTGTCTTCCCACGAATTCCAGAAACTTTATGGATGGAGCACAGAACGTGCCATGATATTCACAAAAGTGTCTACAGGCAAATCTCCCATGGTAGCAATCAGGGTCACAAACCTGAAACCCGCGGCAGTGGTTTTGCATGGGCTCACTATCAGGGAGGTGGATCCAATGGCCAAAAAAATGGCAGAAGTTGACAGGATCCCTTTGCTGGCAACGACTATGGACCTTGATGAATTGATCGAGGCATTAAAACACTACAGTCAATATCAGGTAATGGAATGA
- a CDS encoding thiolase domain-containing protein — MRDVAIIGSYTTKFGEMWERSFRDIVVEAGVGALEDAGVGGESIDSMFVGNMSGGQFVEQEHIGALIADYSGLAAGLHVPSTRVEAACASGGLAFRQGIQSVASGYNDIVVAAGVEKMTDVSSVGASSALAAAADREWEGMMGATFPGLYAMIARMHMQQYGTTSEQLAQVAVKNHQNGTNNPIAQYRNNITVDKVLNSIMVADPLHIFDCSPITDGAAALVLAPAEEAHKYTDTPIYIKGSGQASDTIALHDRRDITTLDASVYAAKRAYDMAGIGPDDIDVAEVHDCFTIAEICAIEDLGFVEKGQGGRFVEEGNTAIGGKIPVNTSGGLKACGHPVGATGIKQAAEIVNQLRGEAGKRQVEGAKIGLAHNVGGSGATALVHILGRER; from the coding sequence ATGAGAGACGTTGCAATTATCGGAAGTTATACTACCAAATTCGGTGAGATGTGGGAGCGCTCTTTCCGTGACATAGTTGTTGAGGCTGGAGTCGGAGCTCTTGAGGATGCCGGAGTTGGTGGAGAAAGTATCGACAGTATGTTTGTCGGTAATATGAGCGGCGGACAGTTTGTTGAACAGGAACACATCGGTGCCCTGATCGCTGATTATTCCGGTCTGGCAGCCGGTTTGCATGTACCTTCCACCCGTGTGGAGGCTGCCTGTGCTTCAGGGGGACTGGCCTTCAGGCAGGGAATACAGTCCGTTGCATCTGGTTACAATGATATTGTGGTAGCTGCAGGAGTTGAAAAAATGACAGACGTTTCCTCCGTTGGCGCTTCTTCAGCCCTTGCGGCAGCAGCTGACCGGGAGTGGGAGGGCATGATGGGTGCCACCTTCCCCGGTTTGTATGCCATGATAGCCCGTATGCATATGCAGCAATATGGAACAACCAGTGAACAGCTTGCACAGGTTGCTGTGAAAAATCATCAGAATGGTACCAATAATCCAATCGCCCAGTACAGGAATAATATCACAGTGGATAAAGTGCTTAATTCCATAATGGTCGCCGACCCCTTACACATTTTTGACTGCTCTCCGATTACTGACGGAGCAGCCGCTCTTGTGCTGGCTCCTGCCGAAGAAGCCCACAAATACACCGATACTCCGATATACATAAAAGGGTCTGGACAGGCAAGTGATACTATAGCCCTGCATGACCGCCGCGACATTACTACTCTTGATGCCAGTGTCTATGCTGCAAAACGAGCCTATGATATGGCAGGAATCGGGCCGGATGATATCGATGTGGCAGAAGTGCATGATTGTTTCACCATCGCAGAAATATGTGCCATCGAAGACCTTGGATTCGTAGAGAAAGGACAGGGTGGCAGATTCGTTGAAGAAGGCAATACAGCGATTGGCGGCAAAATCCCTGTAAACACTTCAGGTGGCTTGAAAGCATGTGGTCATCCGGTGGGTGCTACAGGCATCAAACAGGCTGCAGAAATTGTCAACCAGCTGCGTGGAGAGGCAGGGAAAAGACAGGTAGAGGGTGCAAAGATCGGACTGGCCCATAATGTAGGAGGGTCCGGTGCGACTGCACTTGTACATATATTAGGCAGGGAGAGGTGA
- a CDS encoding hydroxymethylglutaryl-CoA synthase has translation MSVGIVSYGTYIPKFRIKVEDIAKVWGDNADILSAGLMVNEKSVPDLDEDTVTIAVEAARAAICRSSLDPSRIEAIYTGSESHPYAVKPTSTIVAEAVEATPEMTAADLEFACKAGSAGMQACMGLVQSGMADLGLAIGSDVSQGAPGDALEYTAAAGGAAFVIGNKEEEMVAIIEDTYSFTTDTPDFWRREGMPYPEHGGRFTGEPGYFKHVLGAAKGLMNKLGTSAEDYDYAVFHQPNGKFPSRVAKMLGFSKEKIAPGLVVTRLGNTYSGSCLMGIAATLDQAKPGDRIFATAFGSGAGADAFSFSVTDKIDKIRDKAPRVEELLANPVYMDYAMYAKHKGKIRRA, from the coding sequence ATGAGCGTAGGGATTGTTTCATACGGTACATATATCCCCAAATTCAGGATAAAAGTGGAGGATATAGCAAAGGTATGGGGTGATAATGCAGATATACTCAGTGCAGGCCTCATGGTGAATGAAAAATCCGTCCCTGATCTGGACGAGGATACTGTAACAATTGCAGTAGAGGCTGCAAGGGCTGCAATTTGTCGCAGCAGCCTTGATCCTTCCAGAATCGAGGCAATATATACAGGATCTGAAAGTCATCCCTATGCGGTCAAACCCACCAGTACAATAGTGGCTGAAGCGGTGGAAGCGACCCCTGAGATGACTGCAGCGGATCTTGAATTTGCCTGTAAAGCAGGAAGTGCCGGTATGCAGGCATGCATGGGACTGGTACAATCCGGTATGGCAGATCTGGGGCTTGCAATAGGTTCGGACGTATCACAGGGTGCACCCGGGGACGCGCTGGAATATACCGCTGCTGCTGGCGGTGCGGCTTTTGTTATAGGCAACAAAGAAGAAGAAATGGTAGCAATTATCGAAGATACCTATTCTTTCACGACCGATACACCTGATTTCTGGAGACGTGAGGGTATGCCTTATCCAGAGCACGGCGGACGTTTCACCGGAGAACCCGGTTATTTCAAACACGTACTGGGTGCCGCAAAAGGTCTGATGAACAAACTTGGCACTTCAGCTGAGGATTACGATTATGCAGTTTTCCATCAACCCAATGGTAAATTCCCCTCCAGGGTGGCAAAAATGCTGGGATTCAGTAAGGAAAAAATTGCTCCCGGCCTTGTGGTCACAAGATTGGGTAATACTTATTCCGGTTCATGCCTGATGGGTATCGCAGCTACTCTTGATCAGGCAAAGCCCGGGGATAGGATATTTGCCACAGCCTTTGGTTCAGGTGCAGGGGCAGATGCCTTCAGTTTCAGTGTAACGGACAAGATCGATAAGATAAGGGATAAAGCTCCCCGGGTAGAGGAATTGCTTGCAAATCCTGTCTACATGGATTATGCAATGTATGCAAAGCATAAAGGCAAGATAAGACGTGCATGA
- a CDS encoding Zn-ribbon domain-containing OB-fold protein produces MSVARFWRQQVQRYNLVGNHCRNCDEYYYPPRTTCPFCRRNGEMEEYKFSGKGELVTYTIIHSAAEGFEHQTPYALGIVKLEEGPRLTSQIIAQPEDVKVGMKVRPVFRKLGESGDKGMLHYGTKFTPA; encoded by the coding sequence ATGTCTGTTGCAAGATTCTGGAGACAGCAGGTACAGAGATATAATCTCGTAGGTAACCATTGTAGAAACTGTGATGAATACTATTATCCCCCGAGGACTACCTGTCCTTTTTGCAGAAGGAACGGGGAGATGGAGGAATACAAGTTCAGCGGCAAAGGTGAACTTGTAACATATACGATAATCCATTCAGCAGCTGAAGGGTTTGAACACCAGACGCCCTATGCGCTGGGTATCGTGAAACTGGAAGAAGGCCCACGTCTTACATCCCAGATTATAGCACAACCAGAGGATGTGAAAGTCGGTATGAAGGTAAGGCCTGTGTTCCGCAAACTCGGTGAAAGCGGGGATAAAGGTATGCTCCATTACGGTACTAAATTTACACCGGCGTGA
- the cyaB gene encoding class IV adenylate cyclase, with translation MLEVEVKSRIDLSHARGVLEGLDAKFLETEEHFDIYYNAPHCDFAETDEALRIRSVNDRQVLTYKGKKLDEVTKSREEIQTHVEAEAMIQILERLGFKETARVQKVRDVFKIGDITLCLDEVDSLGQFIEFEIISDADMEESKKRIFAMMEKFGLKPEDSIRKSYLELVME, from the coding sequence ATGCTTGAGGTAGAAGTAAAATCCCGTATCGACCTGTCTCATGCCCGTGGAGTTCTTGAGGGGCTTGATGCAAAATTCCTGGAGACAGAGGAGCATTTTGATATTTACTACAATGCTCCGCACTGCGATTTTGCAGAAACGGACGAAGCTTTGCGTATACGTTCTGTTAATGACAGGCAGGTTTTGACCTACAAGGGTAAAAAACTGGATGAAGTTACAAAAAGCCGTGAGGAAATCCAGACTCATGTGGAAGCTGAAGCCATGATACAGATCCTGGAAAGACTTGGTTTCAAAGAAACTGCCAGGGTCCAGAAGGTGAGGGATGTTTTCAAAATAGGTGACATCACCCTGTGTCTGGACGAGGTGGATTCTCTGGGTCAGTTCATCGAGTTTGAGATAATCTCGGATGCTGATATGGAGGAAAGTAAAAAACGCATTTTTGCTATGATGGAGAAATTCGGCCTGAAACCTGAAGATTCCATCCGTAAATCCTATCTGGAACTCGTTATGGAGTAA
- a CDS encoding sodium/glutamate symporter, with amino-acid sequence MSASTVGLSLIVIGLILLIGKWIRVVSPPFQKLFIPSSLIGGFLGLFLGGEVLGNVVSWAGITGTFLSGGLFPEYMLDVWIALPGLFINIIFATLFLGKKIPTLRQMWILAGPQITHGQTIAWGQYVFGILVTILILTPFFGIDPMAGALIEISFEGGHGTAAGMAATFEELGFEEAGDLSLGLATIGILFGVIFGIVMLNYGVRSGKTMVLQNPEEISLDASRQTGIIDFDARESAGKITTRPESIEPLSLHFAYVGVAIGIGYVILQALIQIEKMTWGQATDIYLMTYIPLFPLAMIGGITLQMFLDRYDVHQTLDRGLMMRIQGLSLDILITSAIATLSLTVIGNNLMPFIILATVGIVWNLVAFMYLGPRMMPTYWFERSIGNFGQSMGMTASGLLLMRIADPDNRSPAMEGFGYKQLLFEPIVGGGVFTAASVPLIFYFGPVPVLVLAFVVMLFWMGLGIFYFGKK; translated from the coding sequence ATGTCAGCCAGCACAGTAGGCCTTAGTTTAATTGTAATTGGACTGATCTTACTTATTGGGAAATGGATCCGGGTAGTATCTCCTCCCTTTCAGAAACTCTTCATTCCCAGCTCACTTATAGGAGGTTTTCTGGGTTTATTTCTGGGCGGTGAGGTGCTGGGAAATGTGGTCTCCTGGGCTGGTATCACCGGTACTTTTCTTTCAGGCGGTTTATTTCCAGAGTATATGCTTGATGTATGGATAGCCTTGCCCGGGCTTTTCATAAATATCATATTCGCTACACTTTTTCTTGGCAAGAAAATACCTACGCTGCGTCAGATGTGGATACTGGCAGGCCCTCAGATTACTCACGGGCAGACCATAGCCTGGGGGCAGTACGTATTCGGGATTTTGGTAACTATTCTGATTTTAACTCCGTTTTTTGGAATAGATCCTATGGCTGGTGCCCTTATTGAGATATCCTTTGAAGGAGGGCATGGTACTGCTGCGGGAATGGCCGCCACTTTTGAAGAACTGGGATTTGAGGAAGCAGGCGATCTTTCCCTTGGTCTTGCAACCATAGGTATCCTTTTTGGTGTCATATTTGGTATTGTGATGCTAAATTATGGTGTCCGATCCGGTAAAACAATGGTACTGCAAAATCCTGAAGAAATATCTCTTGATGCAAGTCGCCAGACCGGTATAATTGATTTCGATGCCAGGGAATCTGCCGGCAAGATCACAACAAGACCTGAATCTATTGAACCTCTTTCACTCCATTTTGCCTATGTGGGAGTTGCGATTGGAATTGGATATGTGATCCTTCAGGCACTTATCCAGATCGAGAAAATGACCTGGGGCCAGGCAACCGATATCTACCTTATGACCTATATCCCCCTTTTTCCCCTGGCAATGATCGGGGGTATTACCCTTCAGATGTTCCTTGACAGATATGATGTTCACCAAACGCTGGACCGGGGGCTAATGATGAGGATACAGGGTTTGTCCCTGGACATATTGATAACCAGTGCCATAGCGACCCTTTCCTTGACAGTCATTGGAAACAACCTGATGCCGTTCATTATCCTGGCAACAGTTGGAATTGTATGGAACCTGGTCGCATTCATGTACCTGGGCCCGCGGATGATGCCAACTTACTGGTTTGAAAGGAGCATAGGCAATTTTGGTCAATCTATGGGTATGACAGCAAGCGGTCTTCTGCTGATGAGAATAGCGGATCCGGATAACAGGTCCCCGGCAATGGAAGGATTTGGTTATAAACAGTTATTATTCGAACCAATCGTAGGTGGTGGTGTTTTTACAGCCGCTTCCGTACCTCTTATATTCTATTTCGGGCCGGTGCCTGTACTAGTACTGGCTTTTGTTGTTATGTTATTCTGGATGGGATTGGGAATATTCTATTTTGGAAAAAAGTAA